The proteins below are encoded in one region of Leishmania mexicana MHOM/GT/2001/U1103 complete genome, chromosome 27:
- a CDS encoding putative radial spoke protein 3: MQRQVADSEVTAAAYTFRQPPQGFQEPTYRDPSSGRNASRYMDSGSKRYGNIMYDRRVYRGNTYASPIMSIAARAEMEKREMIDTQRRKQASLRAASIKRRKQLEAARRHMATPDPGEGRYNTQIQTDEYLEELTDKVDQQVQETQTDPLMDRPVTPKYVPIKSGRDAETQIHEGDLFRFDEAVEPILEVLVGKTLEQAMLEVMQEEELELLRQQQIEFEQRRKEELLETQKLEAEERRKFEEKERRKKQEMERIQREKETREKLQARQFAKTYMSNMENRVFSRLQDEGWFADRVLNEVELDFFPWLMAEVDKELAKKSKARALVDELIREVVRLNASQLEKSRAAAAVVEEEPSMA; this comes from the coding sequence ATGCAGCGACAGGTTGCGGACTcggaggtgacggcggcggcctaCACCTtccggcagccgccgcaaGGCTTTCAGGAGCCCACGTACCGTGACCCGTCCAGCGGTCGCAATGCAAGCCGATACATGGACAGCGGCTCGAAGCGGTATGGAAACATTATGTATGACCGTCGAGTCTACCGCGGCAACACGTACGCTAGCCCGATCATGTCAATCGCCGCGCGAGCTGAGATGGAGAAGCGCGAGATGATCGACACACAGCGGCGCAAGCAAGCatcgctgcgcgccgcctccatcaAGCGTCGCAAGCAGTTGGAGGCGGCCCGGCGACATATGGCAACCCCCGACCCGGGCGAAGGCCGGTACAACACACAAATACAAACCGACGAGTACTTGGAGGAGCTAACGGACAAGGTGGATCAGCAGGTACAGGAGACACAGACGGACCCGCTCATGGACCGACCAGTGACGCCAAAGTACGTCCCAATCAAGTCCGGCCGCGATGCGGAGACGCAAATCCACGAGGGGGATTTGTTTCGCTTCGACGAGGCCGTGGAACCAATCCTCGAGGTACTCGTGGGCAAGACGTTGGAGCAGGCGATGCTCGAGGTgatgcaggaggaggaactggagctgctgcgccagcagcaaaTCGAGttcgagcagcgccgcaaggaggagctgctaGAGACCCAGAAgctcgaggcggaggagcgccgcAAGTTTGAAGAAAAGGAGCGCCGCAAGAAGCAGGAGATGGAGCGCATCCAGCGTGAGAAAGAGACCCGTGAGAAGCTGCAGGCAAGGCAGTTCGCCAAGACGTACATGAGCAACATGGAGAACCGTGTCTTTTCGCGACTGCAGGATGAAGGGTGGTTTGCAGACCGCGTGCTGAacgaggtggagctggaCTTCTTCCCGTGGCTGATGGCCGAGGTCGACAAGGAGCTGGCCAAGAAGTCAAAAGCCCGCGCGCTTGTCGACGAGCTTATTCGGGAGGTAGTTCGGCTTAACGCCTCCCAGCTGGAAAAgagtcgcgcagcagcagcggtagtggaggaggagcctTCGATGGCTTAG
- a CDS encoding putative replication factor C, subunit 4 encodes MSTVNTPWVEKYRPQTVADIVGNTEAISRLQVIAKEGNLPNLLLCGPPGTGKTTSMLCLARDLLLQSTDAGSAGASPGGATKDILKDAVLELNASDDRGLDVVREKIKLFAQTKKTLPKKFFSTGEGVAKDDHVVHLHKIVLLDEADSMTPAAQQALRRTMELHSSTTRFAFACNNSSKIIEPIQSRCAVVRFKKLSDADILKRLVYVIQQENVSYTDDGLEALLYLAEGDLRQALNALQATHTGYGLVNADNVFKVCDQPHPLLVENVITACVMKRNIEEAHREMNRLLNRGYAPVDVIATFFKVVQTNARLFRSELQQLEVLKIVGETTMRIAEGVGTPLQLAAMLARMIAAVENNPS; translated from the coding sequence atgTCCACCGTCAACACGCCGTGGGTGGAGAAGTACCGCCCGCAGACGGTGGCGGACATCGTCGGTAACACGGAAGCCATTTCGCGGTTGCAAGTGATCGCGAAGGAGGGCAACTTGCCCAACTTGCTTCTCTGTGGACCTCCTGGCACCGGTAAGACGACAAGTATGCTCTGCCTCGCGCGCGACCTGTTGCTTCAGAGCACCGACGCTGGAAGCGCAGGGGCGTCGCCGGGTGGAGCCACGAAGGATATCCTCAAGGACGCGGTACTCGAGTTGAACGCCAGCGACGATCGCGGATTGGACGTGGTACGTGAAAAGATCAAGCTCTTTGCCCAGACGAAGAAGACGCTGCCCAAGAAGTTCTTCTCTACAGGCGAAGGCGTCGCCAAGGATGACCACGTGGTGCACCTCCACAAGATTGTGCTGCTGGATGAGGCGGATAGTATGACcccagctgcgcagcaggcgtTGCGTCGCACCATGGagctgcacagcagcacgacGCGGTTTGCCTTTGCGTGCAACAATAGCAGCAAGATCATTGAGCCCATCCAGTCCCGCTGCGCTGTCGTCCGATTCAAGAAGCTCAGTGATGCGGACATCTTGAAGCGGCTCGTGTACGTCATCCAGCAGGAGAACGTCTCCTACACAGATGACGGACTGGAAGCGCTACTGTACCTCGCCGaaggcgacctgcggcagGCACTGAATGCCCTCCaggccacacacacgggctACGGACTCGTGAATGCTGACAATGTCTTCAAGGTGTGCGATCAGCCGCATCCGCTGCTCGTGGAAAACGTCATCACGGCGTGCGTCATGAAGCGCAACATTGAGGAGGCGCACCGAGAGATGAATCGCCTGCTCAACCGCGGCTACGCCCCTGTCGACGTGATTGCGACCTTTTTCAAGGTCGTTCAGACAAACGCGCGCCTTTTTCGCagtgagctgcagcagctggaagTGCTGAAAATAGTGGGCGAAACGACGATGCGAATCGCGGAGGGTGTGGGCactccgctgcagctggccgCGATGCTCGCACGCATGATTGCCGCCGTGGAGAACAACCCGTCATAG
- a CDS encoding putative cdc2-related kinase — protein MSVSVNNLDGKLDVVDITALSAAYEPEEVLGEGTYGIVFRARNKATGAKYAIKKLRLDGFSEGVPATTIREATLLHDLNDNPNVVKLLDVVCSDHRVYLVFELLDEDLRSFIKRYRPVSGQKPTNGTAVPLHLVREFTRQMLYALWTCHNSRILHRDLKPGNILVANYRDRNGQTKFYVKLADFGLARMFEMSVQTYTHEVMTLWYRSPEIILGDRHYTPAADVWSVGCIVAEMILGYSLFRGENWRDQLDKVFYVVGTPTEQTWPGVTKLPGYDRNFKVYHVAPLPTRLRDYDEKAVEFIAYLLVTNPKLRPTIPDILEHPFIKDA, from the coding sequence ATGTCCGTGTCGGTGAACAACTTGGATGGTAAGCTGGACGTGGTAGACATCACCGCGTTGAGTGCTGCGTATgagccggaggaggtgctcggCGAGGGAACGTACGGCATCGTGTTCCGAGCCCGCAACAAAGCGACCGGAGCCAAGTACGCCATTAAAAAACTCCGACTAGACGGCTTCTCTGAAGGCGTGCCAGCGACCACTATCCGCGAGGCGACTCTCTTACACGATCTCAACGACAACCCAAATGTGGTGAAGCTTCTAGATGTCGTGTGCAGCGACCATCGCGTCTACCTCGTTTTCGAGCTGCTTGACGAAGACCTCCGCAGCTTTATCAAGCGGTACCGTCCCGTCAGCGGGCAGAAACCCACAAATGGGACAGCGGTGCCGCTTCACCTTGTGCGCGAGTTCACGCGCCAGATGCTCTACGCGTTGTGGACATGCCACAACAGCCGCATTTTACATCGAGACCTGAAGCCGGGCAACATCCTCGTGGCAAACTACCGCGACAGGAATGGGCAGACGAAGTTCTACGTGAAGCTGGCCGACTTTGGGCTAGCACGCATGTTCGAGATGTCAGTGCAGACATACACGCACGAGGTCATGACATTGTGGTATCGCTCCCCCGAGATTATTCTCGGCGATCGTCATTACACGCCGGCGGCAGATGTGTGGTCGGTGGGCTGCATCGTCGCAGAGATGATTCTCGGCTATTCCCTCTTTCGTGGCGAGAACTGGCGCGACCAGCTGGACAAGGTCTTCTACGTAGTGGGCACCCCGACGGAGCAGACGTGGCCGGGCGTCACGAAGCTGCCTGGCTACGACCGCAACTTCAAAGTGTACCACGTGGCACCCCTGccgacgcggctgcgcgacTACGACGAGAAAGCGGTCGAGTTCATTGCCTACTTGCTTGTCACAAACCCAAAACTTCGGCCCACCATTCCGGATATCCTGGAACACCCCTTTATCAAGGATGCGTAG